In Pseudomonas fluorescens, a genomic segment contains:
- a CDS encoding ABC transporter substrate-binding protein has translation MLKVLITCVWLLGSTYGVMAHATSVVFLNPGMSTETFWVSYTQFMQAAAKDLGLELRVRYGERNADNTLLQAREVLQGSQPPDYLVLVNEQYVAPQILRMAEGSGVKLLVVNSALTPDQVQLLGTRSSIRLIGSLVADDEEAGYLMLRDLLRQHGPVAPGQSLDLLAFSGVKTTPVAQLREQGMRRALAEHPEVRLRQLVYGEWNRERAFEQATQLFKRYPQTALVWSASDQMALGAMQALQASGRLPGKDTLFSAVNSSPEILQARLDGRLSSLVAGHFTVGGWAMVLIHDDAKGVDIGAYGGRDRQLALFQLIDAGQARRLLGPTPSVNFRALSAQGKPVSYRYPFSLRLLLR, from the coding sequence ATGTTGAAGGTGTTGATTACGTGTGTCTGGTTGCTGGGATCGACGTATGGGGTGATGGCTCATGCAACGTCGGTGGTGTTTCTCAATCCGGGCATGTCCACGGAAACCTTCTGGGTCAGCTACACGCAATTCATGCAGGCCGCCGCCAAGGACCTCGGCCTGGAATTGCGCGTGCGTTATGGCGAGCGTAATGCCGACAACACGCTGCTCCAGGCGCGTGAGGTACTGCAAGGCAGCCAGCCGCCCGATTACCTGGTGCTGGTGAATGAGCAATACGTTGCACCGCAGATCCTGCGCATGGCTGAGGGCAGCGGCGTGAAGCTGCTGGTGGTGAACAGCGCGCTGACCCCCGACCAGGTGCAATTGCTGGGAACCCGCAGTAGCATCCGTTTGATCGGCAGCCTGGTCGCTGACGATGAAGAGGCTGGCTACCTGATGCTTCGCGACCTGTTGCGCCAGCATGGCCCGGTTGCGCCCGGTCAATCCCTCGACCTGTTGGCCTTTTCCGGCGTCAAGACCACGCCGGTCGCGCAGTTGCGTGAACAAGGCATGCGCCGAGCGCTGGCCGAGCATCCCGAGGTGCGCCTGCGTCAGTTGGTCTACGGGGAATGGAACCGCGAGCGCGCCTTCGAGCAAGCGACGCAGTTGTTCAAGCGCTACCCGCAGACGGCATTGGTGTGGTCGGCCAGCGATCAGATGGCGCTGGGCGCGATGCAGGCGCTCCAGGCCAGTGGGCGTTTACCGGGAAAGGACACGCTGTTCAGTGCCGTCAACAGCTCGCCGGAGATCTTGCAGGCGCGCCTGGACGGGCGTTTGTCGTCCCTGGTCGCCGGGCATTTCACCGTGGGCGGCTGGGCCATGGTGCTGATCCATGATGATGCAAAGGGCGTGGATATTGGCGCATACGGCGGGCGTGACCGTCAGTTGGCGTTATTCCAATTGATCGATGCCGGCCAGGCGCGGCGCTTGTTGGGGCCGACACCGTCGGTGAATTTTCGCGCGCTGTCTGCCCAGGGCAAGCCGGTGTCCTATCGCTACCCCTTCAGCCTGCGTCTGTTGCTGCGCTAG
- a CDS encoding DUF2970 domain-containing protein, with translation MDDSNNKPPTFLQMLHSVLAAAFGVQSGKNRARDFTHGKPSHFVILGILFTVVFALTLFGIVKLVLHLAGV, from the coding sequence ATGGACGATTCGAACAATAAACCACCGACGTTTCTACAGATGCTTCACAGCGTCCTGGCCGCCGCCTTTGGCGTACAGAGCGGCAAGAATCGCGCCCGCGACTTTACCCACGGCAAGCCCAGCCACTTTGTGATTCTGGGCATCCTGTTCACGGTGGTGTTTGCCTTGACCTTGTTTGGGATCGTCAAGCTGGTGCTGCACCTGGCCGGCGTCTAG
- a CDS encoding NEL-type E3 ubiquitin ligase domain-containing protein translates to MPDRSKGLHVPFIKRRLPDWTQHLHSAHLEDMTDTRDLAQRFISVYPDLFDQASPMLRQRLLDSQARSNTSIQQLARTLKDFKGITEFCKPLLIEAMRKKFGQTPDVVKTHLYHLRTSSPVDAQPLLQAAMRNFEANESFDEVSLQETSALAPEGSLESERYDETDRYPFGKTRYLIRNKLSIKPADFAGLCRELDLGKHYQNHLRAVFQTPGTAAVVRQRTMTASKDRLRVQAHIARMKLDIDESVYVSLLAFLDGAGQARFDGKPMVFSRLSILGSTLSDVFIIGNDSRQARIELQNPWYNLIPGVWVAKGRLPPEPRFVVYIPGDPVSPLKTYASVSAFASELGVKLRHPPYQRLFASLVPHGESPGFLRRLKNQLTVYRWNPNPVYPGPPYNPETYANGVYEQVWNTEMNLALEESVIDGEVFGARYDFHLARIKSNATLLARPTGVVDREAWIERLQHYAEWGMNLLNVAAFFVPGLGEMMMGVTAVQLGYEVFEGVEAWSAGDADEAWQHFKSVLQNVAYMAALGAVASKGPAVLPSRFVNSMSKVTTPFGKVRLWHPDLAAYKSSASLEGLTPNALGQYRLGGKTYIRMEGNVFEKTFDPEIKLWRIQHPTVHDTYQPILRHNGFGAWRHTLERPLGWDRVALMRRMGPHMEPFTDAQLEQIADVSGVNDDHLRRLHTDHQPPPPVLAETVRLFELDRQTDEVIRDIRQGACREGLCQFMVPLTLELPNWPVDEVLEVFSGPEPWGASQRFSAADAADTARPTIKITRAEVDAGKMPERVLENLDDGQIARLLGSENQQPDADRVQVFRDRLADHAQRRRKAVFDNLMSRQAAPDADTQILQRSFPTLSPEAARQVLSHASDEVLGQLRSTQRVPLRLATQIRVHLHESGVSRALIGLSVESLASSASDRLALHCLEHLPGWSADTRVEVRLHGVRGPLVDSIGGEQAATRYCLVKGGDFIQAFDAQGKALNSVPASGRNLFESLLEVVPAPVRESLQGKPNEALRKQVVDYALSHRDDMSRIIKRDPLKRGGGRLLRRPSGRFGYAASGDVAGFADEALVARVRAIYPNVTDQQALQFVRSRLSAGDTDQQVFHLLENRRREFEGLCSTLDTWVEGVLSPDPRGSIRTHLRGIADRIIDCWRNGLYRGLAPAFELDIASTLSVPRLAADFSHVRRLRLTSLQLAGSDLERMFPALKSLELNIIPLHIPMLADQLSSLQTLTELKLTFSAQGVGDSLALSQALQGMTQLERLHLVGNIPELDYSTLPRLRALTLAGPMDQWPTGVLALPALESLDLSGVAVQSLPNELFSGHEALWRRLQLNWGALEPEQFTRVFDYVHDNPGHLVEESQVIAHHCHQRLGALVPNHWRFAGDALAALRREGLEGRGLLDKVVALEQEHSALDGALEQWQATPVRVDGRPASVQGRRAWADRVRALWRDALVARYGGGEPEAGPSRLFDEPRRTDRWSLGDTSGLGDLPALGDVQFTQIRVLSLARANLSTAQANNLLLHFPNLEELDLSGNRLTDLPQALETQQRLTKVNLSGNELTITPSIQARLNRLTSLQGLDLAGNRLTGLSVNALMELQSLNVSRTQLRAWPEGVLDLSKLRFLDLSYSAITEVPNALWTDHDILLAHTSLRGCRLSPQAITAVQAFADRTAPGTPSAFLYRNPLGIDRPVLAAGRTGGDPEFFPEEVSEQPDLLVPLPVDVPGQLPLTSAERLQRLDPQLGAGQAVERLDAWLGQGVSATQIEDALRLWQEQQVQMIQGLNRWIDNPAVRSRDGWVNAPDRRRAAERLLACWRETLREVRSAEAVANDYALDLSGLTVGDLPALPITLRHVGTLDLSNVGLTTASDAFLRAFPRLESLMLNGNGLGALPDAVTGLERLTRLSAHHNELSDAPLLQRQLRALPQLQQVDLETNHLDSFDVAGLDRLQVLNLNYNRLSDWPAGVLEAPALTTLGLRSNYNIETIPVGAFLPEHNALMAGTDLSDNMLEEREFLRLQEYQRETGRGLGFTLHDIDELLAGFHSEAEDDEPGLALHPENETPEQAKARWFTGGAADSERQAVWDTVMAQDARMVQEEGAPEGTPGDLATILGQLRHTRDFQLDRVNLTERVWNVLEAAYGDQALRERLLGIARASRHGATCGDGRILLFNALEVEVFEFNALRAIDPADKGRVLLKLSRKLFRLAQVEAQAEARIQQNPGIDPAEIRLAYRIGLAQRLELPTQPRSMLYNNLSRVMAADLDAAYTAIIAQEQTPAFIEQLTVRQYWVNYLQEKYPDKFSAVQQTLDDALSTLEDQYAEFNPAYFEALQALQKTNESARRKLLNELSTGEIADLGD, encoded by the coding sequence ATGCCGGACCGTTCCAAGGGGCTTCATGTCCCGTTTATCAAGCGTCGTTTGCCTGACTGGACGCAGCACCTTCATAGCGCCCACCTGGAGGACATGACCGACACGCGCGATCTCGCGCAACGCTTTATCAGCGTCTACCCAGACCTGTTCGACCAGGCGTCGCCCATGCTGCGCCAGCGTTTGCTCGACAGCCAGGCCCGCAGCAACACCTCGATCCAGCAATTGGCCAGGACCCTCAAGGACTTCAAAGGCATCACCGAGTTCTGCAAGCCGCTGTTGATCGAGGCCATGCGCAAGAAATTCGGCCAGACGCCGGATGTCGTCAAGACCCATCTATACCATCTGCGCACGTCGAGCCCGGTCGATGCGCAGCCGCTGTTGCAAGCCGCGATGCGAAACTTCGAGGCGAACGAATCATTTGACGAAGTTTCCCTGCAGGAAACCAGTGCACTGGCTCCAGAGGGTTCGTTGGAAAGTGAACGCTATGACGAGACCGATAGGTACCCGTTTGGCAAAACCCGCTACCTCATCCGTAACAAGTTATCAATCAAGCCCGCGGATTTCGCTGGCCTGTGCCGAGAGCTGGATTTGGGCAAGCACTATCAGAACCATCTGCGTGCGGTGTTCCAAACCCCTGGTACGGCCGCCGTCGTGCGTCAGCGGACAATGACGGCAAGCAAGGACCGGTTGCGCGTGCAAGCGCACATTGCCAGGATGAAGTTGGACATTGACGAGAGCGTGTACGTTTCGCTGTTGGCGTTCCTCGATGGCGCAGGGCAAGCCCGATTTGATGGGAAACCCATGGTTTTCAGTCGCTTGAGTATTCTCGGTTCGACCTTGAGCGACGTGTTCATTATCGGTAACGACTCACGCCAGGCACGAATCGAGTTGCAGAACCCTTGGTATAACCTGATTCCCGGCGTGTGGGTCGCCAAAGGAAGACTGCCTCCCGAGCCCCGATTCGTGGTGTATATCCCTGGGGACCCGGTCAGTCCCCTCAAGACTTACGCGTCGGTCAGTGCGTTCGCCAGCGAACTTGGGGTCAAGCTGCGGCACCCCCCTTATCAACGCTTGTTCGCAAGTCTGGTGCCTCATGGAGAGTCGCCAGGATTCCTGCGCCGCCTCAAGAACCAGCTGACGGTTTATCGCTGGAACCCGAATCCGGTCTATCCGGGCCCGCCGTACAATCCCGAAACCTATGCCAATGGGGTTTATGAGCAAGTCTGGAACACCGAGATGAACCTGGCCCTGGAGGAATCGGTCATCGACGGTGAGGTGTTCGGGGCCCGTTATGATTTCCACCTTGCCCGAATCAAATCCAACGCCACGTTGCTGGCCCGGCCGACCGGTGTCGTAGACCGCGAGGCATGGATAGAGCGACTCCAGCACTACGCTGAATGGGGCATGAACCTGCTGAACGTGGCGGCCTTCTTCGTTCCGGGGCTGGGCGAGATGATGATGGGCGTCACGGCCGTGCAACTGGGCTACGAAGTCTTCGAGGGCGTGGAGGCCTGGAGCGCGGGCGACGCCGACGAAGCCTGGCAGCACTTCAAGTCGGTGTTGCAGAACGTGGCTTACATGGCTGCATTGGGGGCTGTCGCGAGCAAGGGGCCAGCGGTGCTGCCGTCCCGCTTTGTCAACAGCATGTCGAAGGTGACGACGCCATTCGGCAAGGTGCGTCTATGGCACCCGGACCTTGCGGCCTACAAAAGCAGTGCCTCGCTTGAGGGGCTCACCCCCAATGCGTTGGGGCAGTATCGGCTGGGGGGCAAGACCTATATCCGCATGGAGGGCAATGTCTTCGAAAAGACCTTCGATCCCGAGATCAAGCTATGGAGAATCCAGCACCCTACGGTGCACGATACCTACCAGCCCATTCTGAGACACAACGGCTTCGGGGCCTGGCGCCACACCTTGGAGCGTCCGTTGGGGTGGGATCGCGTCGCGTTGATGCGGCGGATGGGGCCGCATATGGAGCCCTTCACCGACGCGCAACTGGAGCAGATCGCCGACGTCAGCGGCGTCAATGACGATCACCTGCGCCGGTTACATACCGATCATCAGCCGCCGCCACCGGTACTGGCCGAGACCGTCCGGCTGTTCGAGCTGGATCGCCAGACGGACGAGGTGATCCGGGATATCCGCCAAGGTGCGTGCCGGGAGGGCCTGTGCCAGTTCATGGTGCCGCTGACGTTGGAGTTGCCGAATTGGCCGGTGGATGAAGTGTTGGAAGTCTTCAGCGGGCCGGAGCCCTGGGGGGCCTCGCAACGTTTCTCTGCGGCGGATGCAGCCGATACGGCAAGGCCCACCATCAAGATCACTCGGGCCGAAGTCGATGCCGGAAAAATGCCAGAGCGCGTGCTGGAAAACCTGGACGACGGGCAAATTGCACGCTTGCTGGGTAGCGAAAACCAGCAGCCGGATGCTGATCGCGTCCAGGTGTTCAGGGATCGTTTGGCCGACCATGCGCAGCGCCGCAGGAAGGCAGTATTCGATAACCTGATGAGCCGGCAAGCCGCCCCGGACGCTGACACGCAGATCCTTCAGCGCAGCTTTCCAACGCTGTCGCCCGAAGCAGCGCGGCAGGTATTGAGCCATGCCAGCGACGAGGTGCTGGGGCAATTGCGCAGCACCCAGCGGGTTCCCCTGCGACTGGCCACGCAAATACGTGTGCATTTGCATGAAAGCGGCGTAAGCCGGGCATTGATCGGCCTGTCCGTGGAGAGCCTGGCGTCCTCGGCCAGCGATCGCCTGGCACTGCACTGCCTGGAACACCTGCCCGGTTGGTCGGCGGATACACGGGTGGAGGTGCGGTTGCACGGGGTGAGGGGGCCGCTGGTGGACAGCATCGGCGGCGAACAGGCCGCCACGCGCTACTGCCTGGTAAAGGGCGGCGATTTCATTCAAGCGTTCGATGCCCAGGGCAAGGCGTTGAACAGCGTGCCGGCGTCTGGGCGCAATCTGTTTGAATCGCTGCTGGAGGTCGTGCCCGCGCCAGTACGAGAGTCATTACAAGGCAAGCCGAACGAGGCACTGCGCAAGCAGGTGGTCGACTACGCGCTCAGCCATCGTGACGACATGTCTCGGATCATCAAGCGCGACCCGCTCAAACGCGGCGGCGGGCGATTGTTGCGCCGCCCATCCGGCCGGTTCGGTTATGCGGCCAGCGGCGATGTTGCCGGTTTCGCCGATGAAGCCCTTGTCGCCAGGGTGCGGGCGATCTATCCCAATGTCACGGATCAACAAGCCTTGCAGTTTGTCAGGAGCCGCCTCAGCGCGGGTGATACGGACCAGCAGGTTTTTCATCTGTTGGAAAACCGACGCAGGGAGTTCGAAGGCTTGTGTTCCACATTGGATACCTGGGTTGAAGGTGTCTTGTCGCCTGATCCACGTGGTTCGATACGGACACACCTGCGGGGGATCGCCGATCGGATCATTGACTGCTGGAGAAACGGTCTGTACCGCGGACTGGCGCCAGCGTTCGAGCTGGACATCGCGAGTACATTGTCCGTGCCGAGGCTGGCCGCCGACTTTTCCCATGTGCGCAGGCTGCGATTGACCAGTCTACAGCTTGCCGGCAGCGACCTTGAGCGGATGTTTCCTGCGCTGAAAAGCCTTGAACTCAACATCATACCCCTGCACATACCGATGTTGGCCGATCAACTTTCGTCGCTCCAGACCCTGACTGAGCTCAAGCTCACCTTTTCTGCCCAGGGCGTGGGCGATTCGCTCGCGTTGTCGCAAGCCTTGCAGGGGATGACGCAACTAGAGCGGTTGCATCTGGTCGGCAATATTCCTGAACTCGATTACAGCACGCTGCCTCGTTTGCGAGCCCTGACGCTGGCGGGGCCCATGGACCAATGGCCGACCGGGGTTCTAGCCCTGCCGGCCCTGGAGTCGCTGGATTTGTCCGGTGTCGCTGTTCAGTCTTTGCCGAACGAACTGTTCAGCGGGCACGAGGCGTTATGGCGCCGATTGCAGTTGAACTGGGGGGCGTTGGAGCCAGAACAATTCACGCGGGTGTTTGACTACGTGCACGATAACCCCGGCCATTTGGTCGAGGAGTCGCAGGTTATTGCACACCACTGTCACCAACGCCTTGGGGCGTTGGTGCCCAATCATTGGCGCTTTGCTGGCGACGCTTTGGCCGCTTTACGCCGTGAGGGGCTGGAAGGGCGAGGGCTGCTGGATAAGGTTGTGGCATTGGAGCAAGAACACAGCGCTCTGGATGGGGCGCTGGAACAATGGCAGGCCACGCCGGTACGCGTCGACGGGCGGCCAGCATCGGTGCAGGGGCGCAGGGCGTGGGCTGACAGGGTGCGCGCCCTGTGGCGTGACGCGCTGGTTGCTCGCTACGGGGGCGGGGAGCCTGAGGCGGGGCCCTCCCGACTCTTTGACGAGCCGCGTCGCACCGATCGATGGAGCTTGGGCGATACCAGTGGGCTGGGAGACCTGCCTGCGCTGGGCGATGTTCAGTTCACCCAGATACGTGTCCTGAGCCTGGCAAGGGCCAACCTTTCCACGGCGCAAGCCAATAATTTGCTTCTGCATTTTCCCAACCTGGAAGAGCTCGATCTGAGTGGCAACCGGCTGACCGATCTACCCCAGGCCCTGGAGACGCAGCAGCGGCTCACCAAGGTGAACCTGTCTGGCAACGAACTGACGATCACCCCCTCGATACAAGCACGGCTCAATCGCCTGACGTCCCTGCAGGGGCTCGACCTGGCGGGCAATCGCCTCACCGGGCTTAGTGTGAATGCGCTGATGGAGTTGCAGTCTCTGAATGTCAGCCGCACCCAGCTCCGGGCATGGCCGGAAGGGGTGCTGGACCTGTCGAAACTGCGCTTTCTGGATTTGAGCTACAGCGCTATCACGGAGGTGCCCAATGCGCTGTGGACGGACCACGATATCCTCTTGGCGCACACCTCCTTGCGCGGTTGCCGATTGAGCCCGCAAGCCATCACTGCGGTGCAGGCGTTTGCTGACCGTACCGCCCCGGGCACACCGTCGGCGTTCCTCTATAGAAACCCGCTGGGCATCGACCGCCCCGTGCTCGCTGCCGGCAGAACCGGAGGCGACCCGGAGTTTTTCCCGGAAGAAGTGTCGGAACAACCGGATTTGTTAGTGCCACTGCCTGTAGACGTGCCAGGGCAGTTACCGTTGACGTCGGCCGAACGGCTGCAACGTCTTGATCCCCAGCTTGGCGCGGGCCAAGCCGTTGAGCGGCTGGACGCCTGGTTGGGGCAGGGGGTGAGCGCGACGCAAATCGAGGATGCATTGCGGCTGTGGCAGGAGCAGCAGGTGCAAATGATCCAAGGTTTGAATCGCTGGATTGATAACCCTGCGGTGCGCAGTCGTGATGGGTGGGTCAACGCGCCTGATCGTCGTCGTGCCGCTGAGCGTTTGCTGGCGTGCTGGCGCGAGACCCTGCGCGAGGTGCGCAGCGCAGAGGCGGTCGCGAACGATTATGCCCTTGATTTGAGCGGCTTGACGGTGGGCGACCTCCCGGCCCTGCCGATCACACTCAGGCATGTGGGAACGCTGGATTTGAGCAATGTCGGGCTCACGACCGCTTCGGATGCGTTTTTGCGCGCGTTCCCCAGGCTGGAGAGCCTGATGCTCAACGGCAATGGCCTGGGCGCGCTGCCCGACGCGGTGACGGGGCTTGAGCGGCTGACCCGGCTGAGTGCCCACCACAATGAACTGAGCGATGCCCCGTTGCTGCAGCGCCAATTGCGCGCCTTGCCGCAACTGCAACAGGTCGACCTGGAAACCAACCACCTGGATAGTTTCGATGTGGCCGGCCTGGACCGGTTGCAGGTCCTCAACCTGAATTACAACAGGCTCAGCGACTGGCCCGCAGGTGTGCTGGAGGCGCCCGCGCTGACCACGCTGGGCCTGCGCAGCAACTACAACATAGAGACCATTCCGGTGGGGGCATTCTTGCCGGAACATAATGCGTTGATGGCTGGAACGGACCTGTCCGACAACATGTTGGAGGAGAGAGAGTTCCTGCGGTTGCAGGAGTATCAGCGCGAAACGGGCCGGGGCTTGGGTTTTACCCTCCACGACATCGACGAGTTGCTTGCAGGCTTCCATTCCGAAGCCGAGGACGATGAGCCTGGTCTTGCGCTTCACCCGGAGAACGAGACGCCGGAACAGGCCAAGGCCCGGTGGTTTACCGGCGGCGCCGCCGACTCCGAAAGGCAGGCGGTGTGGGACACGGTAATGGCACAGGACGCGAGGATGGTTCAGGAGGAGGGGGCGCCTGAGGGCACGCCAGGTGACTTGGCGACTATATTGGGACAACTGCGCCATACCCGGGATTTTCAGCTGGACCGTGTCAATCTCACGGAGCGGGTGTGGAACGTCCTGGAAGCGGCGTATGGCGATCAAGCGCTGCGCGAGCGTCTGTTGGGGATCGCCCGGGCGTCAAGGCATGGTGCGACATGTGGCGATGGCCGGATCTTATTGTTCAATGCGCTGGAGGTCGAGGTGTTTGAGTTCAATGCCTTGCGCGCCATCGACCCCGCCGACAAGGGCCGGGTCCTGCTGAAACTGTCCAGAAAGCTGTTTCGTCTGGCTCAGGTGGAAGCCCAGGCCGAAGCGCGCATCCAGCAGAACCCAGGCATAGATCCCGCGGAAATTCGCCTGGCTTATCGTATTGGCCTGGCCCAGCGCCTGGAGTTGCCGACCCAGCCCAGGAGCATGCTCTACAACAACCTGTCCCGTGTAATGGCGGCAGACTTGGATGCGGCCTATACGGCGATAATCGCCCAGGAACAAACCCCGGCGTTCATCGAGCAACTGACCGTGCGTCAATACTGGGTCAATTACCTGCAGGAAAAGTACCCGGATAAGTTCTCGGCGGTGCAACAGACGCTGGATGACGCCCTCTCGACCTTGGAGGATCAATACGCCGAATTCAATCCGGCGTATTTCGAGGCGTTGCAGGCCCTGCAAAAAACCAATGAGTCGGCCCGGCGCAAACTGTTGAACGAGCTTTCAACCGGCGAAATAGCCGATTTGGGCGACTAA